The Blastocatellia bacterium region CGAGGTCTACGTCAACATCCAGGAGATTCACAAGCCGGAGTTGAACGCGCAGCTTCAAGCCGAGCAGATCGCCCAGCAGTTAGAGAAGCGCATCGCCTTCCGCCGCGCCATGCGGCGCGCCGTCGAGAACGCTCAGCGCTTCGGCGCTCAGGGCATCAAGGTGCGCGTATCGGGCCGCTTGAACGGCGCGGAAATCGCCCGCAGCGAATGGTACTTGCAAGGCCGCCTGCCGCTGCACACGTTGCGCGCCGACATCGATTACGGATTCGCCGAAGCCAACACGACGTTTGGCGTCATCGGCATCAAGGTGTGGATTTATCGCGGCGACGAGCTGACCGCGCGCCGCGCGCCGCAACCGCGGAGAGCATAACGATTGCGGATTGCGGATTGCGGATTTTGGAACGAGGTTCCCGAATCTACCAATC contains the following coding sequences:
- the rpsC gene encoding 30S ribosomal protein S3, whose translation is MGQKVHPYGFRLGVNRSWHSNWIAKREYADLLHEDLKLKRELKSRFAGAGVSGIDIERAANKLKIIIHTSRPGIIIGRKGAEIDKLKQEIKERTGREVYVNIQEIHKPELNAQLQAEQIAQQLEKRIAFRRAMRRAVENAQRFGAQGIKVRVSGRLNGAEIARSEWYLQGRLPLHTLRADIDYGFAEANTTFGVIGIKVWIYRGDELTARRAPQPRRA